The sequence below is a genomic window from Mycobacteroides abscessus ATCC 19977.
GTCCGGTCAGCCGCTCAGCGATTTCGGTCCGGGAGAGCTGTGGACATTGGCAAGTGAGATCGAAACGGTGAATGCCTGGCGCTGGATGGCCTTCATCGCCGCCGGCGTCGCGATCACCAGCCGTGTGGTGCTGCGCTGGTCGTGGACCCCGCTGCTGGTACTCGGATCGGTGGCCACGCTGATGCCGCTGGCCCTCGTGGGGCATTCGGCCACCGGTGGCGCTCACGACCTGGGCACCAACAGCCTCATCATCCATTTGGTGTCGGCGGCACTATGGGCGGGCGGGCTGGTTTCGCTGCTCATCCACGCGCTGCGCGGCGGCGGGCACCTCGATGTGGCGGCGCGCCGATTCTCCATGCTGGCGCTGTGGTGTTACGTCGCCATCGGCCTTAGCGGAATCATCAACGCCCTGATCCGGGTGCAGCTTTCAGACCTGTTTACCACCCGCTACGGCTGGCTGCTGATGGGCAAGGCCACGGCGCTGCTGCTCTTAGGCGTGCTGGGGTATCTGCAACGGCGTTCGGCGATAACGGCACTGGATGAGGACCCCGAGAACCGGCAGCCACTGATTCGGCTGGCCGGAGTGGAAGCCATCATCTTCGCGGTCACCTTCGGCATCGCCGTCGGGTTGGGGCGCACCCCGCCTCCGCCGCCGGTCAACCTCAATCCATCCCCGGTCGAGGTTGCCATCGGATACAACCTCGATGGTCCGCCGACGCCGGGCCGGCTGATGTTCGATTGGCGCTTCGACCTCATCTTCGGAACGGCCGCCATCGTTTTCGCTATCGCGTATGTCGTGGGTGTGCGTCGCCTCAAGCAACGTGGTGACGAATGGCCCATCGGGCGCACCATTTCGTGGCTATTCGGCTGCGGCTTCTTGCTGATCGCCACCTCATCGGGTGTCGGCCGGTACATGCCCGCCATGTTCAGCATGCACATGGTCGCGCACATGATGCTCTCGATGTTGGTGCCGGTGCTGCTGGTACTGGGTGGTCCCGTCACGCTGCTGCTGCGGGTGCTGCCCGCGGCAGGCAAGAGTGATCCGCCCGGACTGCGCGAGTGGGTCCAATTGGCGTTGCACAGTAAGTTCTCTCGCTTCTTGACCCATCCGTTGGTGGCGACCTCGTT
It includes:
- a CDS encoding cytochrome c oxidase assembly protein, whose translation is MTTAPTARKTDSPIWTIVVGLAVLAGLVAATIGALSLAEALLATGLPNPGPVTSYGLPFVRAAAEIAAVVAVGAFLLAAFFVPPQTSGVLDVDGYRALRLGTAAATVLAVLSAVMVPLSVSDVSGQPLSDFGPGELWTLASEIETVNAWRWMAFIAAGVAITSRVVLRWSWTPLLVLGSVATLMPLALVGHSATGGAHDLGTNSLIIHLVSAALWAGGLVSLLIHALRGGGHLDVAARRFSMLALWCYVAIGLSGIINALIRVQLSDLFTTRYGWLLMGKATALLLLGVLGYLQRRSAITALDEDPENRQPLIRLAGVEAIIFAVTFGIAVGLGRTPPPPPVNLNPSPVEVAIGYNLDGPPTPGRLMFDWRFDLIFGTAAIVFAIAYVVGVRRLKQRGDEWPIGRTISWLFGCGFLLIATSSGVGRYMPAMFSMHMVAHMMLSMLVPVLLVLGGPVTLLLRVLPAAGKSDPPGLREWVQLALHSKFSRFLTHPLVATSLFIGGFYGLYLSGLYDAAVDVHAAHLAMNLHFLLSGYLFYWVVIGIDPSPRRLPPVAKLGIVLVSLPLHAFFGVILMGTKSILGEKFYSNLALPWRIDLAADQHMGGAITWATGELPLMVVMIALVVQWSRSDERLARRQDRAADRDDDADLAAYNAMLAKMAQHNEKTRG